The genomic stretch tagtggtcccccatccactcctacacagttccctggtgtctagtggtcccccatccactcctacacagttccctggggtctagtggtcTCAGCTCGCACCCCTTAACAGTTACCTGTTGTCTAGTGCTTTGGAGGAGTggctggtgtactggttaagggctcagcaTCTGAACCAGCTTCATAGCTCAGCTCTttttattcagtaagccagcgcctactcagtaaagagaccttgggcaagactccctaacactgctcctgcctgtagagcgcactctagtggctgcagctgtggtgctTTGATTCCACCAGgaaaaaagcatgatataaaatgtttgtttttgttgtttttcaccCCTCCTTCCCCAATATATTTTCCTGGtatctagtcccccccccccttccctatacagttatcTGGTATCtagtgcctcctccctcccctaaacaGTCCATGTGATGTCTAGTGCTGTACCCCTCCCGCCCTGGATCCCCTGCTGATAAAGggtttcacctccaatatagcttccctggtggtctggaCTGGAGTGattcaaacataatgcaaagtgaggaaaccacttGCGGGCCGAATTTCATGGCTCGGGCCAGAGTCTGACTGTATTGTGACCTAAAGGGTGATTGTAATATTATACAGGTTACAATACTTTGGCACTAAGGCAGGTGTGATAATTATATGAGCAGTAGGGTGACAGGATATTAACTGACTGTTTATAATGCCGCTATCAGTGGCGGGGTATCTACCTGCAGTGTGATGGCAGAGATGCCAGTTCACACACAAACATTGCTCGCCATGTGATGTGTAGAATGTATGGCTTGTATGTGGCGTCCCATGTGCCGGACAAATCACAGTAATGACCGTTATATAAAAAGTAGAATGCTCGACATGTCTGAGGCCGCCCAGTGTACAGCGGCAGTAATAATTGGAAGCCGACTTGGCAGCAGCTCTGTCTGATTTTGTAGTAAAATGTGTATCAGCTTACAAAAATTAGCATCTGATTGATCATCTGTGTTCACAAACAGTCAGTAAAAAATACCTCTGGTCTCGTTTATACATATGCCCTTCACAACGGATGAAGAAGATTTCAGAAGTGGAATAAAACTCCGCCTCACACAATGCCCCTCTAAGAGGATATCCTGTCACGTCATACATACTTCCTGTCAGGTGACATGATGATCCCGTTGGCGGAATAAAATCCAGAGGCCACTTCTCTGACATCTTCCGGGCTGTAATACACGACGTTAGTCCACCTCAATCCCAGGATATGTTCTACGTGCCTCATGGTCGTATCCCAGAAATAACGATCGTTCGTGGCGTAAAAACTCTCCGGACCAACAGCAACAATGTCGTTCACACTAAAAAACAAGACAATGAGTATCTGAGAGTAAACATTAACAATTAGCACCTCATGAGAATAAAGAAAGAATTCAGTGTATGTAGACACGTCACTGTGGGAGATCGTTTCATATATGCAGAGATTCTGAAATGTCCACTCTACAATGGTAATAACAGCACAATGAACTTTGggggaaaatgtaattttaacgTCCCAACCACAAGTTCCACCCTTCCCCCTTAaaagccagagcaattttcacatcatgctcctcccattcattcgcaagtaactttatcattacttatcacagcaaaatgatgtatgtacacacacatatgtatgtatagaatttatttattttagatagATGGATAtagataatttttatttttttttgagtggTACTTtgttctaagaattattttattttttatgcattttaaaaagaataaaaagaaaaaaaaattaaaagaaaaaaaatgtatttattagttttcatccattatgtattaaaaaaaaatgctattgtagataaaacccacacattttacttgCCCATTGGTCCCGATTATTACAACATTTGAATTAtgaccctagtacaatgtatggcaatgatattttatttggaaataaatgtgtatttttccccatttagtgtttttattatactatgtcaataattacaagcctttatttgcaaaataacAGTATTAAAAAAGTCCGTAAATTAATGTCcctattaatgtattttttttctgagttttttgAGTGCTTTGTTTTGGTAACTATGTGGTAGGGGTGAAAAGGagttaaaaggaataaaacatttattttcatatataaatattgtatgtgggtgtatttttactttttggtcacaagatgtcacCACACTTAATCCCCAGGAGGTGTTGTGTATGTGTTCTTTACTTTCTCTTTGTAAATGaatgccggtgttgtgtctgattacgctgcctgtggattagcgctccccgcatgcgcaggaggagactgtgcggccacattcctATAGAatcatgctgctggaggtaaaatactaaatatctccgctcccacacctcctacactccccaaattttcagggaagggaggggaccccccgaacgacctctatgccaaattgcagcccccgagtccagctggttcccgagataggtttctctaatctatctcctgaaccagcgggactcgggggctgcaatttggcataaaggtcgttcggggggtcccctcccttccctgaaaatttggggtgtgtaagaggtgtgggagcggagatattttgtattttatctccagcagcatcattaacttcacactgagcatgcgtgctacacagtgtgggaggagcttccgggcagcgcaatcagacattacaccggcatcTCGATGATGCCAGCTTTCATTAATTACAGGCACTGTGGCCagctttgggaacagctgttcccaTTCACAGACCGGCAAGAAGGTGACGGAAACAAATGGGAGTATGCTAGCGATCGCGCGCGGATGGGTAAAATAACAATTacacatatctacgcccctggtgcgCAAGTGAAGCTTTAAAGGTAGCAGCGGTGGGAAAGGGGTTCAATTTCCGTATCATAAAACGGTCCCAATCCTGCGGTAACTGCGTCCCGCTCCAGTCTCCGCCAGATGCACATTTTTCTACTGATTTCTACTTTTCTATCTAATGATTGAATGATGAGGTGTGTAGTTTTACTCATGTGAAGGGGACATTTGTAGGTTCTCTTTAGTATAGACTACCTGGTGATGCGCACTATGCTGCATGGGGCCTAAATAGGTGCAACATCTCTCCGGACAACCAATCAGCACCGCGGCCAATCGTGGAGGCCAATCACAGtggggtggggcaggaggggtgttTCCAGGGCGGACAGACACATCCATACAACGGACAGCtcagaaattattattatagatCATAATTGCGCTTGGCCAAGATTTGTGCAATGGCGCCCCCTGTCTGTGTGATTACTTGTACAGCGATGAGTGTTTAACCGTCTTCAAATGCACAAGAACTTTTTCCTCCTCGTCAAACTTGAATATCTCCACTGTGGATTTATACTGAGGATGATTCACCACAAACAGGTACACAGCGTCATCTGGAAGGAAGAGGAGGATAGGAttatgtactctaatgtgctgaagatgtcagtgctatataagtgtgtgtgtgtgtgtgtgtgtgtgtgtgtgtgtgtgtgtgtgtgtgtgtgtgtgtgtgtgtgtgtgtgtgtgtgtgtgtgtgtgtgtgtgtgtgtgtgtgtgtgtgtgtgtgtgtgtgtgtgtgtgtgtgtgtgtgtgtgtgtgtgtgtgtgtgtgtgtgtgtgtgtgtgtgtgtgtgtgtgtgtgtgtgtgtgtgtgtgtgtgtgtcagaacacaatctgcagcagctgatCCACAACCAGAATCTCTGACAGGACACAAACGAAGCCCTGAATTTAAATGCACAACCAAGTTTACCTGGAGGGCTGAACAAAATTACCAAGCTGACAAACTGCTGTATAGGGTTAGCCACTTATGGTCCAAGACTGTTCTCTGCATACAGTATACCagtatattctctctctctctctctctctctctctctctctctcgccctGAAGCAATTCATTGCTGTCTATGAAAACTATCACAGACTTTGGCTGAAATATACCAATCTCTTAAAGCTGTacaacactgaagagtgacaAAAAGATCTGACGGTGTTTGATGAGCGTAATCATGACAGAGGCGGCTTAGGAGGATTTCAACCAAAGGCAGATGTGAGAATCGCACTTTCACAAAGCCAGGTGTCATCATGCAGCATCTGCTAGTCGCTCCACAAGATCCACCTAAGTCTCTACGATGAAGGTAATCTACACTTAGCCATCAACTTATCAAGGCCTGTGCTGATGCAGAAGCCTCCAAGATTCAGGCAGCCTTTGCCACCTGTCACGGAAGAGCTGTGAGAAAAGAGAATGCAATCGGTTTGCTGCACCGATTGTCGTTGACGTGCCAGATCTAAAGTCTTATGTCTAGGCACAGCAGGGTGTGAGCCTGGGGTCTCTGGCTTTAATAGCTGCTAGAGGAACTCTTTCCATGAAGCCCCCTTTGTCCCTGACTGTCCCAAGGTTTGTTTAATTAGCAAGGAGGAAGTCACCACCTTGAATCACGACAGAAGAATTTATCAGGAAATTTTTATAAGGAACTTTACTTAAGCTTAGGCAAAAGCAAACACACCAAGTTTAATCTAGAAAAATTAAATTCATTCCATGTCCAAAACTAAACTACAGGCCCTCACACAAGAAGACTTGGTTGCCTTGAATGCCCCATTGACCAAGATGGATGGTGATTGAAAAACAATGATTGGATCGAACGCACCCATGTTCCCTCCTACAGTCATTCCGTAACAATCCACCCAGGGCCGCGCCAGGCGCCgaccggccgccgctcacccctcTCTGTCCACGGCTCCCTCCCTcaagccgccgccgcgtcactcagatctcgatcaggcggcgaccaatcatgcgggcgctaggacccagcgcccgcactgacatgcggaagtgacatcacttccgcatataggcctggtgcacaccaaaaaccgctagcagatctgcaaaatgctagcagattttgaaactctttttcttatttttctgtagcgtttcagctagcgttttgcggttttgggaagagtttttggtgtagtagatttcagatattgttacagtaaagctgttactgaacagcttctgtaacaaaaacgccggcaaaaccgctctgaacaggcgtttttcagagcggtttgcgtttttcctatacttaacattgaggcagaaacgcatctgcaatccaaaaaatgcctcaccccggctgcagaaacgctgaaaaagccgctcggtgtgcaccagcccatagagcgggtgcgtccgccgcccgctcgtactggtcgggtcgccgctgatcctgaggtctgagtgacactgcaaggtaagggggggggggggggcggcggctgggggctccctgtcactcactccctaaaggggctccctgtcactcactccctaaaggggctccctgtcactcactccctaaaggggctccctgtcactcactacctaaaggggctccctgtcactcactgcctaaagggggtccaggctggctacatatactggggacactggctgtttgtcattatgtgcatttactggtgaaaagcggtctcttgtgtgcatttactggggaaaggctgtctgtcattatgtgcatttactggtgaaacgctgtctcttatgtgcatttagtggggaaattttgtcagtaaaaatcttttgtcagtaaatttttaggtatttgtcagtaaaaaataacgtgaaaggttggcaacactggcaggctgtgcggcgcaacgggaaagatacaggcagcccacctcacgcttgggcttggcggggggaggagccgaagacagcgagcgagagtagggtggccgcaggcagccataaatgcgcagtgtgtgactgcgtcgcactcgcagagcctctcagcctgagtcagtccagagactagcagactcgcaggaagccaaagccagccaggagcaagcccatggaagaggggtaggaatggggtatcacatgcatgcggaaagaggtggaaggtgtgggtgtgattaggcaggacatgggtgtggttatgtggttgggcgcggttaatttaaccactcccataggcgccagagaaaatcttgcccccaggtgccaggcaccccaggctcacccctgaatCCACCCACTACATGCGAGTTGAAAACTATTCAATTTACTAAGAGTATTTGGTCCTACAAACCTCATTTTCCTCTAGTTTCTAATGACTCAACCTTGATCAATATATTACTTAATCCAGACTTAGCCACCAGTACCCCAGCATTTCTGATCCTCTAGGTCTACCAATGCTTCTAAGATTGTGTGCGGTCGCTATCCCATCACAACTTGATAAGTTACAGGGGTCACACTGCCAATGCTCAGACTGGGGAGGCAGAACAGAGTGATTATGCTGGGATTgcatagtccctcatattacatactgtagaagtggtaagattgcacaatcaagattgtatcattagtgggcaccttaaggaATAGAAATGTTGCATACATGTGAAGATTTACCTTTCTTGTCGATGTATATGCTGAGTCCGTGGGGGGCGAATGAAGAGAGGTCAAACCCCCGGCTGATCCGCAGAGAAGATGGACGTGGGATCTCTTCATTCAGATCCAGCAGGAAGATCTCCCCGGGTCTATCTGGAGCGAAGCTGAACATCTCCGGGTACTTCAGACCCTGCAGAGGAAAAGAGAGGGTGTAAGGCTATCCTGGCACCCATCCTGCTGCAGTCCTGTGCCCAAGCTGGCCGGTCCGCGGGCCCTCTCTGGTGGTCTCAAAGTAGGAGAAGAGGGACTGCAGCCAATGCTGAAACTCGTAGCTATAGCGCCACCTTCCTGCACTCCTCCGCACTACAGGCTAGCAGTGGGAGCTAGAGAGGGGTGCCCCCCGTACTGGAGGGAAAGTAATAATGGGGGACCTTGCCAATGGTGTGGGGGGGAGAATGGAATTCTACTGGCCTTATTGACTTATGTGTTTATGGGGGAGGGGAgttatactggccacacatgCTATGGGGGTGGGAGAGGCAAGTTTAGAATAAGTTGGGGGGATTTCAGGGGAACATAACTGAGCACCTATCTGATCTGGAAAGGAGGGACACACTTTGGAATCTCAGGTgtcggaggaccttgtcccggccatgAATGTAGCTCATCTCTTCACAGCTAAACTTACTTACAGAACTGATAAAGGCCAGGCCGCTGGGGAGGATGTCAATATCTTCAGACCCGTACTCTGTGGAAACAGGAAGACATTgcttggaagaaaaaaaatcacaaagtcATCGTCACTTATAGAGCGACTCGTGTGTAGCAGAACTCCTGGAGAAGTGTGTGATCAGGTGATGCCaagatcacttcctgcttcatctgacatcacttcctgctttaccGCACACAGGATGCtgaggtcacttcctgctttatcGCACACAGGATGCAGAAGTGACACATGActttgaccagcaaatcagatccTTTTAAATCTGTCACTTGGCCACATGGTAGTCCATGAGTTCTCTCACACACGTTGTTCAATCAAGTCTTTTAGATCAGATTATTCAGATCATATTGTGTGGAAACAGAGAAGCTGGTGGGCCAGTCGATCCTGAACAATCACATCATCGATTATGTCCTTAAAAGGGCTTCTGATGTGAACATGATTAaacagaatttactcacctggggcttctcccagcccctacCAGCAGTCTCAATCCCTCGCGGCAGGCCCGGTCCTCCATGTTGTCCTGCTGGCCGCCGGTAGAGAGGCCTTCGAGGCCAGTGGCTCGGCTTTTCTGCACCTGCATGGGTATTTGTGCCTGCGCGCCCACATCTGGCGCATACTGCGCACAACTACTGCAACGGGGCTGTGTGTGCCAGATGACATGGATGCACAAGCATGAATGCCCGCGCAGAAGAGCTTATCTGCCGCTGGGGCTGCGATCGTTACCGGCGGCCAGCAGGACAATGTGGAGGGCCGgacctgcggcgagggactgagactgctgctaatggctaggagaagccccaggtgagtaagatTTGTTTAATCATATTcgcatcggaagtcctttaaccacttaatgacaagctgacttataaaaacgtcctgctagagcctcttaatggctccaggacgattttataagtcagacagtgatgCTCCCGCGCGCGCTCACGCACGGGCACGTGAATTCCTGTGCACATGAAAATAATCAAAAAAAAGAA from Hyperolius riggenbachi isolate aHypRig1 chromosome 5, aHypRig1.pri, whole genome shotgun sequence encodes the following:
- the LOC137517957 gene encoding serum paraoxonase/arylesterase 2-like; protein product: MAALLKVTLIGLLLALVGERIVHFIYQGNLFREIEPVDLPNCQLLDGIEYGSEDIDILPSGLAFISSGLKYPEMFSFAPDRPGEIFLLDLNEEIPRPSSLRISRGFDLSSFAPHGLSIYIDKKDDAVYLFVVNHPQYKSTVEIFKFDEEEKVLVHLKTVKHSSLYNVNDIVAVGPESFYATNDRYFWDTTMRHVEHILGLRWTNVVYYSPEDVREVASGFYSANGIIMSPDRKFLYVADPMGKTITVLEKRDDWSLSPVKVLQLETIVDNVSVDPVTGDVWAGAHPNGLKLLNYNPEDPPGSEVLRIQNIHSDNPVVTTVYANNGSVLQGSTVAVLWENKLLVGTVFHKALYCHLE